In Desulfatibacillum aliphaticivorans DSM 15576, the genomic stretch TGGCGGGCCGTGATCTTCCCCTCGGGCGCCGTCTTCAACGCTTCAAACCAGGCCCCGGGCCTATCCTCCACGGGCAGCTTGCTTAAGGGGCGAACCTGGGCTTCGTTGGCCGGGACAGGATGTTGCCAATTGGCAACATTTTGCCGCCCATCGTCGAAGTCAACAGGGTCGATGCCCTCGTTGGAAATCAACCGGACCGTGTCGGCGGCGTCTATTAAGCGCAATGCGTAGGATCTTGATATCTCAAAGAAATCCCGAATATAGGCTTCCCAGGTTGGATGGGTGGAGCGGTAAAGCCTGGACTCCAACATCTCCTTGAGAGCCAGGCCAACAGCGATAAATCCGGCCATATTCCGTTTGATGATGCCTTCCAAGGCATCCCGCCTGTCCTGCTCAAATTCAGTCAATTCCTCGGGTTCAAACACTTCAACTTGATTTTTCATGGGTCACCCTCTATGTAAGAAGCCATTCCTTTTGGAGGTCAAAACCTATGGACATTACCGGTTACGCTGAACAGACACGGGAGCTTTCCGAGACAATCCTCCATCATCTTGACCAGGAGGACACGGACGCTTTGTTTGCTGATCTGAAAGGGCGGTCTTTTTTGGATTGGGTTGATCAAATAGATTTCGACCGCGAAGAGATTTACGGCTTAATTCTCGCTCTTCTAAAGCACGGCGAACCACGTCTCCTGGGCAGTAACCCGAAGCAACGGCGCTTCCTGCTTTTGAAGGCCTACCACCTTTGTATACAGGCCCACACCCTGCTTGAAATTCATGATCATATCCGGTGGCTTGAGATCGGGGAGCAGCATCACGGCCTGTTTGAAGTGATCTGTAAGGCCTCCGATGCTTATGACCTGCTCTTGCGTACACAAATCCATCAATGGCCGTTAGGGCCTGAATCGCCGTTTGCAAACAACGGGAAACCATCCCAGCCAGACGAACCCGATAAGTAGCTTGCATATCCTTCATCATTCACCCCCTGCGGTCTTTATCAGCACGGACATGGTCCGTTTTTGGCTGCTCAGCCGTTTGATTTCTTCCTCGATCTTTTGCATCTGGGCGCGGAGGGCGTCCTGGCCCGGCATGGCAAAACAGCCCGATGCCTCCGCCAGCAGCTCCAACGGTTCCGTGTTGTCCGTCACCCGGCAGAACGCTGGCAGGTATTCAGCCGGAAACCGGTGGCCTTCCTTGGATTCCGCCGTCCATGTGTCCAGCATATATCTGGATATTTCCACGTCGCCCAATAAATGGGACATCTCCCCGGCCACCTGGACCCTGGAAAGGGGGCATTGCTTCAAGGCGTGCTTGATGCTTATTCTTAATTTCTCCCGGACGTTCGCCGTCCCTTCCGTGGACGGCGCGGACTTTAAAGCCCGGACCTTTGCCGCCACCGCCTCCACCTGCCGGTAGTCGAAATCCAGGGCCATTTGTTGAGGCCCCTTGGCGTCTGTTTTTTTCCGAACTTTAGGCATTGCTTAAACCCTCACAAGTTTGATAAGGTTCACAATACGTTAGCGTTGCTCTTTGACTGCGACCGCACGCAGGCCGCTTAACGGCCTGTTGTCCGCGTCGTAACGGCTGGGCCAGATGTCCCAGGGCTCCACGCCTAAAATATCGGCGATGATGCGCTCCATGCGCGGCAAGGGCCTCCGAAACACATCGTATGCGGACGTTTCGGCGTACCCGTTATCCGGGCCAAGCAGATGCAGATTCGTGCCCCGCATTTCCAGGGCCGCTTTGATTTGCGCTTTGTGCCAATCCCGGGGCTCTTTGCGTTTCGTTTGCGCCATATGATTCAT encodes the following:
- a CDS encoding helix-turn-helix domain-containing protein, with protein sequence MAQTKRKEPRDWHKAQIKAALEMRGTNLHLLGPDNGYAETSAYDVFRRPLPRMERIIADILGVEPWDIWPSRYDADNRPLSGLRAVAVKEQR